One Tachysurus vachellii isolate PV-2020 chromosome 5, HZAU_Pvac_v1, whole genome shotgun sequence genomic window, ttatatgaaattatatattgGAAGAGCCATGACATCATGACATTTTTGAAGAGTTaaatctcagtgctggtccTAAGCCTGGGTAAATAAGAGGGCTgtatcaggaagggcatctgggcATGTTGTGTCAGttagctgtatggtctggtctttatcagcaatcatttgaataCTTtaacaggaaggaattagtgttggttAAATAGTGAAGTCAGAGtttgcgctgacccattagttcctcaggagctctcggttgcactattataaactgttgtataaagggtattatttactgtccagtgtcacccaaatgaggatgggttcctttttgagtctggttcctctcaaggtctcttcctcatatcatctcagggagttttttgtTGCCgatccggcttgctcattagggatagggatagatgtatggtattttaatttttaattaatttatttatttgtattcttgttttttcttcatcttaatATTAAGAAGACATTCATATACatatttctatacttctgtaaagctgctttgagactatgtgaattgttaaaagcgctataccaATAATTTAAAtttggtgtaaaacctgtgccgaATCAAAAAGCGAGGACCAGATGATCTGTTGTGATGGTCCTGAATGTTGTCAACCATGTGCTTCTCTAAAAAGCTGACTAAAGGTCTGATATGAAGCAAATTATTCCAAACAATGAAGTGAAATGCTATAAAAAAGATATCAAATGCTTCTGTTTTAAATCTCTACTGATTGAAATAGTAGTAGTGGAAATATGGAAATCAAGGCAAGGCAATAATGccaaattgttctgtttttgttgcactgaagactgttttattttattacaatgaaGAACAGTTGTCCTttaggaaatgttttattaattcttttaagtatttttgttcatttatagttgttgttgttgttgccatCTATTGGATCACATAAAAATATCacatgtttaaaagaagaaaaaaaagattttatagcCTTGAACTAATTATGATATGGCATATATGGCACATCCCTACCAGCAAACCAGCCGTTTGCCGAgcacattatgtacattatgtgtacaTAAGCTTCAGATGGAACCATGGTGACATGCCTTTCATTCTGTTTGTTCTCAGGTCACTGTCCCTTCAGCTGCTGCTTTTGAAATAAACCTCATTCAGTTAAACTATatttgtgaactatatatatgaactatatatatataatttatatatgtgAACTATATTGATGTCTGCaatctattatattttaaaatatatgaaagaCATTGTACATtagattatttcatatttaccatgtatacaatataatatgatcattatatataatatattatgtaatataaatcaatatatttaaGACATATGTTCCCATATAAATCTGATTATATTATCTTGTACATTGAGGTATATTATCACatataattttacatatatatacaatgGCTCTTCcaatatataatttcatataatgTGGGACATATTTCAATATACataacaatatattaaatagtataataatatgtatttattcaatataTGAAAACGGCAATAATTGCAGTATTGTCCcatatattgcaatatataatatattattatataatatttcatgATATATTACTATGTAAATTTCACAATATATGGAGACGCATGAAATATATCGTCACGTAATatattgaaaaatatatttttgttgcgTAAGGGACTATCATTTTATTGCCCATCAAAGAGAATAGTATGATCAGTGGTGTCAAAAGCTGCACATAGTTCAAGCAACTCCAGCAAGGAGACaaaaccctgatcagaggccagcAGCAGGTCATTTATACCTTTAACCAGTACTGTCTCTGTACTAAAACCTGGACTATCtactgactgatacatttcatgaatgttactcatactgtatgtaggtaTGAGCCTAACTGTTTTACTACAATCTCCAAGTTCTTGGAGATAATGGGGAGATAAGTTGATCTAGCAGAAGATATTCTGTAGCTTAGGAGTCTTTCCTTCCATGCTACTTGAAATAGTACCAATTTAGTTTGaaacatttcaaatgtttttctttttggtcaCACAATTTTCATAGTTTTTATTGATCAAAAACACAACTTCCCAAGCAAGCTTGGGTTTCTTAAAAGGTTCAAAAATGTGGTGTGGATAGAGGTGTGCTCATGCAAATGGTGTACAAATGTTCATGTATACATTAGGCTGCTTTCTTCTGTTGttcactttcatttctcttGCTTTGTATGTAGCAGCTTTTGAGGTGCGTCTTCTGGATCAGATATTTATCCAATAGTTACcacagctgttgtgtttttcttatgTAAAATATTCCAGATAAATCATCTTACCAACTGGATTCATCTGATTTATTTCTGCCACCAGTTGCATGTGCAAGGTAAGTTCCCAGAAAGAGactctattaaaaaaaaggattatatttatctatttttaaaacaaataaacacagaaatagattagaatttttttatactCAAAATTTATAACATTCACTAAATAATATTGTATCATTCTATATAGAATAATGTAATGGTCATATTATGAAAACAGCAGAATAACACATATCATCACAATGTATAACTAAATTGTTTAAGCAATGTCTTAAAATCTGTGCATAGATGTGTATTTTACTTTGACGCCTTTTTCTCAAAAATtgctttgttttagttttaatctaaaaaatgcagttttagtTTTATTCTATTAAATTTGTAAGTACAACCAATGCAGTGTCATTTGCTCTAGTTGGTTGCAGTAGATCAGttgatttaatcttttttaacataaaatattaattgagttaagaattaaaataacagCATTAAGGAGAATATTACAACTGTTAAAAAACTTTTCCCTAAAAGTTCTGACAAAGGAACTGAGATCAAGTGATCGATTGTGGCCTCTCAAGCTGCCTGACTTTTCTTTAAGGTAAGATTGCCATGACATTAGACATTGTGTACTGTGATAAATGTATTAGGAAGTTGTTCTTTCTTCCTTTATGGAAATGGAAAGCCATAAATCTATGCAAATTTTCAAGAAATTTGTGTTTTCTATAGTAAACTAATTCAGATGCAATAAAGCATAAAGTAGTCACAATCTCATTTATCTTTATGGAATTCTTTACAGTGATAACAATGACAATTAAATCATTCTTAAtcattttcactgttttttttttttttttttttttacagttttcaaTAAGAGAATATTTACCTGTCAGCCAAGACAGATGTAATTAACTTGTGTAAAATATCTTTTTCAttaatatagtatatttattttgggattgatatttattaaacaaaatatcttTTAGTCAGATTTACATATATGTTACTAATATATATCATGCTAACAAACATATTTATCGATATAtttgaatatactgtattgagaacataaaaaatagAGCACTTCATAATGACAATctcaaaactaaaaactaattaaaaaaggtGCTTGTCGAtcctaaatataaacaaaatatactaCAGAGAGAAATGTTACAAAATAACTGTGAATTTAATTgagtaatttatttatagaaattcaACCATTAATCATGATGTCACAAGGAAAAACAAGCCTCCGTTTTGTCACCTGGAACACTCATGGTATAAGACACCCACCCAAAAAGTTTTCAAAAGTGTTGCAATGTCTCAGTGATCTTCAGGCTGATATTGTCTTTATTCAAGAGACACGTCTTGGGCAGAATCATTACCAAATTTTGACAGACGTTAAAGATTGGAGAATCTACTTCACTGTACACAGCTCTTCCAGCAAAGGTGTCGCAATACTGATAAAAAACAATGTACCTTTTAAGTACATATGCCATGATGAAGATTGTAGTGGAGGTTACATTGTACTGTTCTGTCATCTGTATGGTGAACTATACACACTGGTTAATGTGTACAATCATAAAGCAGACAGAAATGTCTTGGGTAGACTGAAAGAGTACTTGATGGAAACAGCTGAGGGTGTGCTAGTGGTGGGAGGTGATTTCAACACAGTTTTACATCCCCGCTTTGATCGGAGTCCTTCAGACTCAAAGCATTCACCATTTAGGTCTATTCTGGAAAACTTTACTGTTTCTCTGCATCTCAAAGACACCTGGTCATACTTATACTTTGCAGATGAGGGATTTACACGCCATCAAAATGAAAGTCACTCAAGGCTAGACATGTTTTTCatgcacagtgacacaatgAGAAGAGTGTGTGATATCAAAGTAGAGGGAAATGCAATTTCTGATCATAATCCAGTTGTCCTGGAACTTGAAGTGCagaaacagacaggaaacaacttTCCAAAAGTGTCCTTACTTATTGAACACTTAACATTGCCAACAGGAAAACCCAACAGGATATCAGGGAAGATTAGTGGGGCAGAAATACTGAGTGCCATCAAGACTTTGTCTGACTCAGAAGAACAAAGACCTGATCAAAGGCAAGTAGAGCACTACAAAAGTCATCAGTGTCCAGTTACAGAAACCCTAAAGATAAAGTACAACAACATGTTAAAGAGAAATTTTGTCTCTGAAGCTTTTAAAGAATATCATCTTTCACAAGACAGACATATCTTCAATGTAGAATATTTGATACTCTCTCAAATTTTAGCCAAACGACTTAGTGCATACATTTTCCCCTATACCAAGAAGAAGCAAGAAACAAATCTTGCTACATTTCTCACCATGACATGTGACAAAGGCGTACAGAAAATCAAGTCATCTTTCCTTGATAAAAGCCTCAAACTAGAAAGTGAATGGAACGAGAAACTGTGGTCCTCTGAACCCCCAGCAAAGTTCTGTATTCTGGAGCACCTCCTTCCAGAAGACCAAGGCTCTTCTGGGGAACTCAGACTTTTGCTGCCTGACTGTCGGCTTACCAACACTATCCTTAATTTGGCTCTGAATAAACTAAATTACATTCTCAATGAGGAGACGGAATGCAGGAGCAGTGTTTGTTTTCAGAGACAGGCTCTGCTGATACACGCACACCAGAGCGAACAGGAGAAAGTTGTTATGCTAGTCGAGAAATTCCAGGAAGATTCAGGAATTATATTTCGGAGAAAAATTCACACAAGGGATTAAGATGTTTAAAGCGCACAAATGTGTGTGAcaaaattacatttcattacatttgtaGACTTAGTCTCGtaggataaaaacaaatcaatacaCAAGCAAGGCAGactgtttaattttatattGTCATAATAACTTTAAATGACATAATCATGATAATTAGTGAATCTTAAAGAGTTTTTCAATAGCAATCTGCACTGTAAATTGTATTGCAACCTGTCTGTCAGGGGTTgtcttgtctatctatctatctatctatctatctatctatctatctatctatctatctatctatctatctatctatctatccacatTAGAaactataaattatattataattgtgaatgttgttttgattttagTTAATGAATTTCTTCATTATTGTATTGACTTAGTTGTATATAATGAATGTTTACTATATTTTCTGGAATATTGTCCATTTTGAAGTAATTATGTGGTATATCCATATGGTCTACTTTATTGTGGTTAAATAGCAGTAATTTGGCATTTTATAAAATCTTGGAGGAAAGGGTTTTCTCAGGAATGACCATGTATAAGAGCCCATTAATACTACATTGGGTGATCACTGTCCTTCACTGGACCCAagtaaaatagatttattaaaatataaaggttTTCAGACCTTTCTACAGATTTATACAGATAAGATGCACTTAATTAGCTTGGGTTATTGGAGTTAAcccacatttttgttttttatcctgTTTCCTGGTTTTTGCCTTGTTTATTTTGCTTCACAATTCTGCCTTGACCAATGGATTTGTCAGCTTGAATTCTgagtaaaacatttgttttatttaccagaaataatgtatttttactaaaaatgtTTCAACTAACAATATATCTCTgtcattccattttatttcattatatttcattGATTCAGTCATTAGattgaattatatttaattttcttgtcCAGTTTTGTTCATTATAACAACAATGATACAGGGTGTTGTGTCTTACTGCAATCATTAAAGATATATACAGCAGGTTTTAGCCTTTGTCTGGTCTAATTCTACATTCAACTGCAGTCATGTTATAAGGAGACTGAATTTGGGAAAATGTCATATTTCATTCTTAATaaattagtgttgtgttatataAAAGTTGCCAGTTGTCCTGACATGTACAGAGTATGTACAAGTCTATAAATCTTTAGGGAAATATAcatcatatttaattttaaaacttatttgcattagaaaatcatttacatttcagcTGAATACTTTCACcactaataattattttagaagACTATACTGATCTGTCTGAATCTCAGAGACAGTAGTCCATACCTGCACACTACTGATTAATGAGATACGCTACAGATTAGAATTGTCTTTTCATGTCAAAGGAcaaaatgagacaaaatgagACATAAGacaataatacatataattatgtattattataatggGTAATAATACATAATTGTGAATGGAGcttaaatggaataaaattaaatgacttTGGATTCTCTATGAAATGTCTgtgtataatactgtgttcCTGATATGCATGAGTTTGTGTACATGCCGNNNNNNNNNNNNNNNNNNNNNNNNNNNNNNNNNNNNNNNNNNNNNNNNNNNNNNNNNNNNNNNNNNNNNNNNNNNNNNNNNNNNNNNNNNNNNNNNNNNNNNNNNNNNNNNNNNNNNNNNNNNNNNNNNNNNNNNNNNNNNNNNNNNNNNNNNNNNNNNNNNNNNNNNNNNNNNNNNNNNNNNNNNNNNNNNNNNNNNNNNNNNNNNNNNNNNNNNNNNNNNNNNNNNNNNNNNNNNNNNNNNNNNNNNNNNNNNNNNNNNNNNNNNNNNNNNNNNNNNNNNNNNNNNNNNNNNNNNNNNNNNNNNNNNNNNNNNNNNNNNNNNNNNNNNNNNNNNNNNNNNNNNNNNNNNNNNNNNNNNNNNNNNNNNNNNNNNNNNNNNNNNNNNNNNNNNNNNNNNNNNNNNNNNNNNNNNNNNNNNNNNNNNNNNNNNNNNNNNNNNNNNNNNNNNNNNNNNNNNNNNNNNNNNNNNNNNNNNNNNNNNNNNNNNNNNNNNNNNNNATTTTAGTGTTAGCTCAGAGATTTCAGTGTTCAGAGATTTCAGGCTTAGATCAGATAATTCAGTGTCTGATCAGATATTTTAGTGTTAGATCAGAGATTTCAGTGTCTGATCAGTTATTTCAGTTCTGATCAGTGTCTTTTCGGTGTTGGATCAGATATTTCTGTGTCTGATCAGATATTTTGGTGTTAGATCAGATATTTTGGTGTTAGATCAGATATTTCAGTGTCTGTTCAGGGATTTCAGCATTAAATCAGACTTTTGTGTATTAGATCAGAGATTTCAGTGTTAATCATCTAAATGTTTTGTTCTATAATGTTGGAATTTTGACCCCAAATCTGAACCTCTTTCACAATCTCTGCTGTTGATTTCATCATGTTGGAGTTTCCTCTGCTGGATATCAGTACACGCAACAGCTGGAATAATAAAAGTCCTGAGTTTAGACAGTTATTCATAATAAAGCCTCCATTTATCCAGTCACTGTTTTAACTGAATAGGAATTTAAACATAGTTGTGATGCACtggttctgtctgtttattgtgtattttgcaCAGAGATGTGTTTGTaaaccatgtgtgtttgtgcagggtgtgtttgtgtgtgtgtttgtacacagtatgtgtttgtgcatggtgtgtgtgtatgtgtgtgtttgtaaagtgagaatttggaacacagccctgGAAGAATTTCTGAAATTGCgtaacttgtttttttccaaCACTCGTCTGTACACGTCTCGTTCAGTATATAATCACAGAATTTCCTGTGTTCAGGTCAATACACAGCATCTTTCTTCTAATTAACACCAGCTCCAGCTCCACAGAGGTCGTGAGATGATGGTCACTAACGCTctcggtgtgtttgtgttggctgTAGCGCTGATGGTCGCCGAAGGCTCCTGGGGCAAAGGTACGTTTATGACACCTTCATTACATGTGTTTAATCAGTCTTATGTAGATTTAAGATGAATGCCACAGTCTTTGTataaaaaggaaacagattAAAGAGACTCCGTGAACAGAACATCCTACAGATTGTACGAACATTTACCCTGAACACCGACTTTATATTTCCATCATCAGGTAAAGGAAACTCGTACAGTTATGACCTGTCGAAGGCAGAGGACCTGAGGAAGCTCTATAACTCCAAAGTTTATCTGGCTGACCGGATGACACGGCCACTGGAGGGTCTGAGCTTCCAGGCAGGTGTACTGAGTCACTCAGGAGTCAGGTACATCACCACACCCACATGGACCTGCTGTGGCTTTATGAAGATTGaactataaaaacacacacatcacattacaGTCATTTACTCtgatgccttttttttattattttttttttttgcatatttaaggAAATCGCCTAATTGTGTAGAAGAACAGTTTATTGTATAATTGAATTCATTCTGAGAATAAGTCAGGACTCAGTCAGTACTTTTATTTGATGACTCCAATAGAGTGGAGTGTGTTCTCGGATTAAAATGGGTTTCAATTCCAGTGTGTAACGATTTCAGAGTGACTCTGGAAGACGGGACGAAGTGGTTGGTACATAAAGGAGACGGTTTCGGGATTTCCTCTCAGACTGTGGTGGTGGATGCACGACACATGAGCAACAAATGGAAGGTAGGAACATCTGGAACATATCCACACTGTAAATTATATACTTTAATCATTATTTCATGTGATATTCAGAGgtactgattttcttttttttttttttttttttttttacagatcagGGAGACTAAGAACTTCGGCGGAAGTAAAAGGGTGACGGATTTTGTGAGAGAAGGAGGAACTGATTACAGTCTGATATTTAATAACTGTCACGATGCTGCAGGAAGGATGATGGACGGTTAAACACACTTCAGATCTTGTCACCTGCagaaacacagtaaacatttacttttaatatgTGACTGCTGATTGTtcaacacaaagaaaacaataaaatcatcCTGGAGATTAATTCTCTCGTCTCTTTACTGTGGAACTGTTTACTATGTATCTAAatatctctctgtcacacactctctctctcacacacacacattaagaggGGAGTAATGTATGTGACTGAGCTTTACTGAGGGGATATtatatagtacacacacactttaatggtAAGATGCTATAGTGCAGATGAAGTGTACACTGCAGAATCTAGTGCCCTATGTAGTTCACTAGAAGAACCAAGTTGACTAGAAGagcaaattgtgtgtgtgtgtgtgtgtgtgtgtgtgtgttggggggggtgTTAATcttccagtcttgcaatcctaccacttgcccattggatccacatGATTCTGctcttcattaccactatcatcaatagatccatagcatctgctcaggtaccaactactttcaagagagcaagggttattcccatcttaaacaaacctgctctggatccatcagacatcagttaCTACAGACCAGTAttacttctctcgtttctttcaaaaattcttgaacgcattgtctataaacaactgtctgtctatctctcacagaacaatctccaagatcccaaccagtctggctttaaatcagctcattccacagagacagccttTTTGGATATCTCTGAGAAACTTACAATGGCTTGCCAGTCCAAGCCGGGCTATGAATATTCGGCAAGGACACGATTCAGGAACACAATTCTCCAGCACATATTACCCTTTTAGATTCCTTTTTTCACATTACAATTCACAGTATTCACGATCAAAACAACTAAATACACTTCTTATGGTGAAATTTGTACTCACCAAGGAGAAATATAACttggaaaacaaaaagaaaatagttCCTCCCCAGAAGAAGACTCTGATTTAAtctggcaacggtgtgttatagttcgcagtggtctgttatcaagaaataaaatagtgtgtgcgtagaaagaattcgtccacacgccgctcaaaaaaaataaaataaaataaaaaataaaaactcctgaacgcaagtccacccctggtctagtcagcctttttgtgttaaattatatttcctgtcgctgcgcaggctcttttattgtacatgacagcttatgccCCGATggccggtctttgcattacgattaaaagcggtatcaataaagtaaaaaatgagaacaaagcccccaacctgaaaccttttcccacgcccctgtcacaatcacattataatcaaaattaataattaggcttaaaagcaaatgtatatgtaagggaatcaagtttaagaATTTcgtgtaatattgctccaaatatcat contains:
- the LOC132845370 gene encoding uncharacterized protein LOC132845370, translating into MMSQGKTSLRFVTWNTHGIRHPPKKFSKVLQCLSDLQADIVFIQETRLGQNHYQILTDVKDWRIYFTVHSSSSKGVAILIKNNVPFKYICHDEDCSGGYIVLFCHLYGELYTLVNVYNHKADRNVLGRLKEYLMETAEGVLVVGGDFNTVLHPRFDRSPSDSKHSPFRSILENFTVSLHLKDTWSYLYFADEGFTRHQNESHSRLDMFFMHSDTMRRVCDIKVEGNAISDHNPVVLELEVQKQTGNNFPKVSLLIEHLTLPTGKPNRISGKISGAEILSAIKTLSDSEEQRPDQRQVEHYKSHQCPVTETLKIKYNNMLKRNFVSEAFKEYHLSQDRHIFNVEYLILSQILAKRLSAYIFPYTKKKQETNLATFLTMTCDKGVQKIKSSFLDKSLKLESEWNEKLWSSEPPAKFCILEHLLPEDQGSSGELRLLLPDCRLTNTILNLALNKLNYILNEETECRSSVCFQRQALLIHAHQSEQEKVVMLVEKFQEDSGIIFRRKIHTRD